In the Dyella humicola genome, TGTTAGGCCGTCCGGGTGCCCGATGACGATCGCCCGGCCGAGCCGGGGTTGGGAGCCGAAGACTGCCGGCATGCTGCCGTTATGGACGGTCTTGCCTGGGATTCAGGCCGCGTGCTGGCGGGCGCTGCGCGGCGGCATGCCGGTCCAGCGCTTGAACGCACGACGGAATTCGCGTGGATCGCTGAAGCCGATCTCGAGGCCGATTTCCGCCACGCTCAGCGCACCGCCGTGCAACAGCTCCAGCGCCCGTTCGGCGCGGACACGGTCATGGATCTCGCGGAAAATCCGGCCGCCTTCGGCCAGCCGACGGCGCAGCGAACGTTCGCTCATATTGAGCATGCGTGCCACATCCGGCAGTCGCGGCTGCTGGCGCAGGTGGCTTCGCAGCAAGCGCTCGACCGAGCCGACGACTTCCTGTTGCATGCCGCCGACGTCGTGCTGTTGCATGCACAGAGCAAGTGCCTGCTGGGCGGTCAGCGGGTTGTGTGAGGGCAGTGGGTGCCCCAGCCATTGCGCGTCGAGCACGACGCGGTTGAGGCGCGCACCGAACACCAGTTCGCACTGGAAGTAATCGGCATAGGCCTCGACATACGCAGGCCTGGCGTAGGTCACCTCAAGCCGTGATGGCCGAAAGTCGCTGCCCACCAGTTGGCGCGCGATCGCCAGCGCGCTGGAGAACAACTCCTCGCACAGGAAGGGCAGCAGCGGCGGATCGTTGAAGCGTGGCCATGCTGCCAGCGCCACTTCACGCGGGCTGACGGCTTCGAAACTGACATCGAGCAGGCTGCCGCTGACCCGATGATGCGTGATGCCCACCTTCATGGCATCGCCGAACGTGGGCGAGGTCATCATGGCCAGGCCGAGCAGGCCGAAGCTGCCCAGTGTCTCGCCCTGACCTACCTCAAGCCCCAGTCCCGCCTTGCCCGTTGCCTGCAACGCGCGGCGTATCACCATTTGGGCCTGTCGATAGGACACGCGCAGGGTCGGGTCGTTCAGCTGGTCGCGACGCAGGCCTGAACCGGTGAACCAGGCATCGCAGGGAAGGCCGCGCGCAAGCGCTAGCTGGGTGAGATGGACGAGGATGTTCGACGGGGTTTCGGCCGCGGTATAGCGCGGGTCGGCGCCCGCTGGCGCACCCGTGGAGTCTTCAGTTGCATGACCGACCATGGCCGCAACGGACGTCATCTGTTCACCCCAACCCCCGACGCCGGATCAGCCCGACGCAGACCTGATCTATATCATGCGGAGCGACCCTACCGCTTTATGCAATGCACCAACAGCCGCATGCTGACAGGAGAACGGCCATGCAAACCTATGTCGTCCACGCATCGCATGCCGGCTTGCTGGCAGCCCTGGTCCTGGCCTCCGGCTGCGCGCCGGTGCAAACACCACCGGCGAACCAGCCTGCGGCGGAGGCGCCGCCGTTGCAGACCGCCGTGCTGTTGCCTGCCGCGCCGAAGCCGGGCTCGGCCCGCTACGAGGCCGACCGTCAGGTGTTTCGCGCCACCCGCAAGCTGGAAGGCACGCCACGCTGGGAACTGGCCCAACATGACGTGGACTACGCCACGCCGGTGCTGATGGATGACTTCAGCTGCGCCATGGGCGTGCCGTTGGATGCCCAGCGCCTGCCGCGCCTGACCGCCTTGGTCGATCTGACCAGCACGGCCGCCGACAAGTCGACGGGACCCGCCAAACAGGCCAACCAGCGACAGCGTCCGTTCCTGATTGATCAAGGAGCCGTGTGCCAGCCCACCGAACAGCTCGCGAAGAGTTTCGACTACCCATCCGGTCATGCCACCCGCGGCTGGGCGGTGGGCCTGGTGCTCGCCGAACTGGCGCCGGACCGTGCCTCCGACCTGCTGCTGCGTTCACGTGCGTTTGCCGACAGCCGCGTGGTCTGCGGCGCCCATAATCTGAGTGCGATTGAGGCGGGCGCGATGAACGGTGCCGCCGTGGTGGCGACCCTGCGAACGTCGCAGGCGTTCCAGGCGCAGCTATCCGCTGCGCGTGCGGAACTGGCCCCCTATCGCCAGGCAACCCCATCGAATGCCGGGCCGCAGTGCGCTGCCGAGAAAGCGTTGATTGAGCCGACGCCTTATTAAACGAAGCCCCGCAACGCCGCGTTCCTGTTGTAGGAGTGCACCCAGTGCGCGAAATCTACGAAGCCCTGTCCCTGTGACGCCCGTGATCGCGCACTGGGTGCGCTCTTACAAAGGCGCGCGTGTAGCGGTCTGCCAGAGTCCGATCCATCGATGCAGATCCGCCAGGCGCTTCGCCTCGTCATCGCGCATGTTCATGCCGATCGCGACACCGGCCACGTGGCCCGTGGGGTCCAGCAGCATAAGGGTGGGATACGTGTTGACGCCCAGCGTATCGATCAGGTCTTGCCCGTTATGCAGGATGGGCCATGCGAAGCTGCGATCGGTCGCGAACTGCCGCGCCGCATCCGCGTCCTCATAGGTAATGGCGACGAAGTTCATGTCACCGTGCTGGCGAGCGTAGGCATTGAGCGTCGGCACTTCGGCGACGCATGGCGCGCAGTCGGCGAAAAAGAAACTGATCAGCGTATAGCGACCCTGGTATGAGCCTAGTCGTTGCGTGCCACCCTGCAGTGCCGGCAGCTCGAACGGAGGAAATGCATCGCCGCGCTTGAACGCGAATCGACCGGGTTGTCCGGGTGTCTGGATGCGCAGCACGGCAGCGCCAGTCTGGCTGTCCTTGGTACTGCTGAAGGTCTTGCCATCGCCAAGCAGGCGGGCGAACGCGGTGTAGCCGACGGACACGCCAGCCTGATCGAGATAGCGCACCGAAGGTGATGCGCCGAGTTGCAGCGATGCGATCAGGCGCTGCTCATCGAGCATTTGCGCCGCATGAAGCGACGTAGTGAACAGCGCCGCCAGCAACATCCATCCGAGGAGTGGCGATGCACGTCGCACGGGAATCTCCGCTATCTGCCGTCGATGACGACAAGTGCGGGCCGGCGCATGCGCGCCGACCCGTCGTGCTGTCTTACTCGCCGATGGTCAGCAGCGATGCATTGCCGCCGGCCGCCGTGGTGTTGATGGTGAGCGTGCGCTCGCCGGCGAAGCGCAGCAGGTAATGCGGGCCGCCCGCCTTCGGGCCGGTGCCGGACAGGCCTTCGCCGCCGAACGGCTGCACGCCGACCACCGCACCGATCTGGTTGCGGTTGACGTAGCAGTTGCCCACGCGCGCGCGGCTCTGGATGTACTCGACGGTGTCATCAATGCGGCTGTGGATGCCGAGGGTAAGGCCGTAGCCGGTGGCGTTGATCTCATCGACTACCTTGGCCAGCTCGTCGCCCTTCCAGCGGATCACGTGCAGCACCGGACCGAAGATTTCGCGGGTGAGCGTGGCCAGCGAGGGAATCTCGTAGGCGCGCGGGGCGAAGAAGGTGCCGTTGCCGGTGGTGGCCGGGTCGAGCTTCACTTCGCCGATCTTCTTCGCTTCCTTGTCCATGCGCGCGGCGTGGTCGACCAGGATCTTCTTGGCGTCCTCGTCGATCACCGGACCCACGTCGGTGGACAGCTGGCCGGGGTCGCCGACCTTCAGCTCGCCCATGGCGCCGGCGAGCATCGCGCAAACCTTGTCGGCGATGTCTTCCTGCACGTACAGCACGCGCGCGGCCGAGCAACGCTGGCCGGCGGACTGGAACGCCGAAGCGACCACGTCCTTGACGATCTGCTCGGGCAGAGCCGAGGAGTCGGCGATCATCGCGTTCTGGCCACCGGTTTCGGCGACCAGCGCGGCGATCGGTGCATTGCGTGCGGCGAGGGCGCGGTTGATTGCCCAGGCGGTTTCGGTGGAGCCGGTGAAGGCCACGCCAGCCACGCGCGGATCGCGCGTGAGTGCGGCACCGACGGTGGCGCCGTCGCCCGGCAGGAACTGCAACACCTCGGCCGGCACGCCGGCATCCTGCAGTAGCTTCACGGCGACGTAGCCGATCAGGCTGGTCTGTTCGGCCGGCTTGGCAATGACCGCATTGCCGGCAGCCAGCGCAGCGCTGATCTGGCCCAGGAAGATCGCCAGCGGGAAGTTCCACGGGCTGATGCACACGAACACACCACGGCCGTTCAAGAACAGCTGGTTGCTCTCGCCGGTGGGGCCGGGCAGCTGTTCGGGATGGCCGAACAGGCGGCGTGCCATGGTGGCGTAATAACGCAGGAAGTCGGCCGCCTCGCGGATTTCGGCGATGGCGTCGGGCAGGCTCTTGCCGGCTTCGCGCACGCACAGCGCGATGAACTCGCCGCGACGCGCTTCCAATTGCTCGGCAGCATGCTCAAGGATGGCGGCGCGGCTCGCGGCCGGCAGGCGATCCCAGTTGTGCTGGGCGGCGACGGCATTGGCCAGCGCCTTTTCGACGGTGGCGCTGTCGGCGCTGACATAGCTGCCCACGACCTGGCGACGATCGGCCGGGTTGGTCACCTGCACGGTGGCGCCGCTGCTCTTGGCACCCGGGACCAGCGGCTCGGCGGTCCACGGACCGGTCTTGCTCTGGATCGCCTCGGCGAGGGCCTTCAGTTCGTTGTCGTTGGAGAAGTTGACGCCCATGGAATTCTTCCGAAGTTCACCGTAGAGATTCACCGGCAGCGGAATGCGCGGGTGGGGAATGGAGGCGAAGGCACGCACGGTCTCGCACGGATCGGCGACCAGTTCGCGCACCGGCAGACTCTCGTCGACCACGCGGTTCACGAAGCTGGTATTGGCGCCGTTTTCAAGCAGGCGGCGCACCAGGTAGGGCAGCAGGTCCTCATGCGTGCCGACCGGCGCGTAGACGCGGCATGGCACGTTGAGGTTGCCTTTGCCGATCACCTCGGCGTACAGGTCGGTGCCCATGCCGTGCAGGCGCTGGTATTCGTACGGACGACCCTGCGCCATGTGATGCACAGCAGCGATGGTGTGTGCGTTGTGTGTGGCGAACTGCGGGTAGATCAATGCCACGCCCGCGTCGAACAGCTTGCTTGCGCAGGCCAGGTAGGAGACGTCGGTGTTCGGCTTGCGCGTATAGACGGGATAGCCGGCCAGGCCGTTTTCCTGGGCGCGCTTGACCTCGGCGTCCCAGTAAGCGCCCTTGACCAGGCGCACGTACCAGCGACGACCGCTGGCACGCGCGGTTTCGATCAGCCAGTCGATCACGAACGGCGTGCGCTTCGCGTACGCCTGCACCACGATGCCGAGGCCATTCCAGCCTTGCAGCGAAGGATGCGCGAACACGTCACCGATGATGTCCAGCGACAGTTCCAGGCGCTCAGCCTCCTCGGCGTCGACCGACAGCGCAATGCCGTGCTTCATCGCCAACTGCGACAGCTCCAGCAGCTTGGCGCTGAGGTCGCGATGAGCAAGCTCGCGCTTGGCCACTTCGTAGCGCGGATGCAGGGCCGACAGCTTCACCGAGATCGACGGCGCGTCGGTGTGGTTGGCGAACGGTCCGCGCGAACCGATCGCGGCAATCGCGTTACGGTAGTCCTGCTGATAGCGCTCGGCGGTTTCGCTGGTGAGCGCCGACTCGCCGAGCATGTCGTAGGAATAGCGGTAGACCGCATATTCCTTCTGTGCGCAACGATCCAGCGCTTCGCCGATGGTGCGGCCCATGACGAACTGATGGCCCATGATGCGCATGGCCTGGCGTACCGCGAGGCGGATCGCCGGCTCGCCCGCGCGACCGACCAGGCGACGCAGCGCGCCGGTGAAGTCGTGGCGGGTTTCCTCCGACAAGGTCACCAGCTTGCCGGTGAGCATCAGGCCCCAGGTCGACACATTGACGAACAGCGACTCGCTCTGACCCAGATGCTTCTTCCAGTTCGCATCGCCCAGCTTGTCGCGGATCAGCTTGTCCGCGGTGGCCTTGTCGGGGATGCGCAGCAGGGCTTCGGCCACGCACATCAGCAGCACGCCTTCTTCCGACGACAGGTCGTACTGGCGCATGAAGGATTCGACGGCGCTCTGGTCCTTGGCGCGCAGGCGCACGCGGGACACCAGGTCGGCGGCCAGGTCGATCACTTTTTCGCGTTCCACCGGCGGCAAGGTCGCCTGCGCCAGCAGGTCGTTGACCGCTTCGGTCTCGTCACGCAGCCAGGCCGCGGTAATGCGGGCGCGGGCCGGTTCGACGCCAGTCGGAAGTTCGGGGCTGAGAATGGGCTGGGTCACAGAGGTGTAGCCAAAGGATGCGGGGTAGGGAATCGCGGGATTGTACGCGGGGGTGGCGGCGCACGCATCCGTACGGCGTGTTGCAGCGCACGACACGTTTTAATGGTCATGTGCTGCTGACACAGGCGCTCGACATCACATGGGGGCAGCCGGAAAGCGAGTCAATTGTCCAAGGCGGATCGAACGCACTGCGGCAAAAGCGCACAGGCGAGTGATTCGTCATGGACTTGGATGCCAGTCGCGGCGTAGGGACGTGCGCTGGGTCGCCGGTTACGGGTGCCCAGTGAGGGCGTTGCACCTTCGCTGCACCATGCGCAGCCTCGATCGCGCCGCAGGAAAGCGTGACTCAACAACACACTAGAGCCGTTCATGCGTGCTTCAAATCAAGTGGGTGCGTCATTCTTGCCCATCGAGGCCATCGCGGCCTATCATTCCTGCGTTCCAGGCACGCCGGATCCCCATGATCGTGCTTCGACCAGCAGCGGCCGGCTTGCCGTGCGCGACGATGTGGCTCAAGCCCAATCGCGCCCTGAGTCGCCGTGACTTGCGTCGTGTGATCGGGGTATTGGTGGCGCTGGCGTTGACGACGGCCGGGTTGGGCGCGTGGCAGGGGAATGTGTTTGCTCCGCTGTTCGCCTTGGTCGAGTCCTTTGCTGTGGCTTTCGCTTTAGGCGTGGCCTGGCGAGCCGGCGACCGCAGCGAGCGCATCACCCTCGACGAATCGTCGCTGGAGGTGCAATCCCTGCCAGGTCGGCGCAGTGCGCGTTTCCAGACTTACTGGGTGCGCGTGCAGCTGCACAGCGGCAAGGGGAGAGCTCGTCTATTGCTGACGTCGCATGGGCAGGAACTGGAAATCGGGGCCTTCCTCGCTGATGAGGAGCGCGCCGAACTGTCAAGGAAACTCAAGGTGTTGCTGGCCGCTATCAACGATCCGCAGCGCAGGTAGGTTCAACAAAGGTGCAAGACATGACATCTGGCGGCATCAGGCCTGGCAGTACCAAGCGAGTAGTCGCGGCATGCGCACTCATCGCCCTTGCAATGTTCGGCGGCGTGGCGATGGCCAATCCTCAGCCAGGACAGTTGAACATGACCCGTGGCTCGTCCACGTGGTCTCCCGTTCCGTACTTCCTCAATAACGTCGCGCTCGGTGTCTGCGTCGTCATCGGCATCCTCGTGTTCGGCGCGATGTTCATCGCCATGTTCCGCTTCCGCAAGTCGCGCGGTGCGGTGGCCGAGAAGTGGTCGCACAACACCACGCTTGAAATCATCTGGACCACGATCCCGGTGATCATCCTGATCGTGCTGGCCTATCTGGCCACCGGCGGCCTGCGCACGTTCTCCGACACCACCGGCTCGCTGATGACCGTGAAGGTCACCGGCTACCAGTGGAAGTGGCGCTACGACTACGTCGACTACCAGGGCAAGGCGATCGACAAGGTCGGCTTCATGTCCAAGCTGGACCGCGAGAGCGACGAGACCCGTCAGCTGAACTCGGGCCTCGACCCGAATGCGGTGAAGGTGGACGGCGTCAACACCTATCTCATTAATGTGGATGAGCCGCTGGTGGTGCCGGTCGGCGTCAAGATCCGCTTCGTGATCACCGCGGGTGACGTGATCCACTCCTGGTGGGTGCCGGCGCTGGGCTGGAAGATGGACGCCATCCCGGGCATCGTCAATGCGGCCTGGACCAACATCACCGAGCCGGGCGTGTACCGTGGCCAGTGCGCCGAGCTGTGCGGCCAGGATCATGGCTTCATGCCGATCGTGGTGAAGGCCTTGCCGAAGGAAGAGTTCGAGAAGTGGCTGGCTGACAAGGAAGCGCAGGCCAAGCAGCCGGCGCCGGCTGCCCCGGCAGC is a window encoding:
- a CDS encoding DUF2244 domain-containing protein, which gives rise to MWLKPNRALSRRDLRRVIGVLVALALTTAGLGAWQGNVFAPLFALVESFAVAFALGVAWRAGDRSERITLDESSLEVQSLPGRRSARFQTYWVRVQLHSGKGRARLLLTSHGQELEIGAFLADEERAELSRKLKVLLAAINDPQRR
- the coxB gene encoding cytochrome c oxidase subunit II; the encoded protein is MTSGGIRPGSTKRVVAACALIALAMFGGVAMANPQPGQLNMTRGSSTWSPVPYFLNNVALGVCVVIGILVFGAMFIAMFRFRKSRGAVAEKWSHNTTLEIIWTTIPVIILIVLAYLATGGLRTFSDTTGSLMTVKVTGYQWKWRYDYVDYQGKAIDKVGFMSKLDRESDETRQLNSGLDPNAVKVDGVNTYLINVDEPLVVPVGVKIRFVITAGDVIHSWWVPALGWKMDAIPGIVNAAWTNITEPGVYRGQCAELCGQDHGFMPIVVKALPKEEFEKWLADKEAQAKQPAPAAPAAASTAATPSTAQIAPDAPVAQGHQG
- the putA gene encoding bifunctional proline dehydrogenase/L-glutamate gamma-semialdehyde dehydrogenase PutA, giving the protein MTQPILSPELPTGVEPARARITAAWLRDETEAVNDLLAQATLPPVEREKVIDLAADLVSRVRLRAKDQSAVESFMRQYDLSSEEGVLLMCVAEALLRIPDKATADKLIRDKLGDANWKKHLGQSESLFVNVSTWGLMLTGKLVTLSEETRHDFTGALRRLVGRAGEPAIRLAVRQAMRIMGHQFVMGRTIGEALDRCAQKEYAVYRYSYDMLGESALTSETAERYQQDYRNAIAAIGSRGPFANHTDAPSISVKLSALHPRYEVAKRELAHRDLSAKLLELSQLAMKHGIALSVDAEEAERLELSLDIIGDVFAHPSLQGWNGLGIVVQAYAKRTPFVIDWLIETARASGRRWYVRLVKGAYWDAEVKRAQENGLAGYPVYTRKPNTDVSYLACASKLFDAGVALIYPQFATHNAHTIAAVHHMAQGRPYEYQRLHGMGTDLYAEVIGKGNLNVPCRVYAPVGTHEDLLPYLVRRLLENGANTSFVNRVVDESLPVRELVADPCETVRAFASIPHPRIPLPVNLYGELRKNSMGVNFSNDNELKALAEAIQSKTGPWTAEPLVPGAKSSGATVQVTNPADRRQVVGSYVSADSATVEKALANAVAAQHNWDRLPAASRAAILEHAAEQLEARRGEFIALCVREAGKSLPDAIAEIREAADFLRYYATMARRLFGHPEQLPGPTGESNQLFLNGRGVFVCISPWNFPLAIFLGQISAALAAGNAVIAKPAEQTSLIGYVAVKLLQDAGVPAEVLQFLPGDGATVGAALTRDPRVAGVAFTGSTETAWAINRALAARNAPIAALVAETGGQNAMIADSSALPEQIVKDVVASAFQSAGQRCSAARVLYVQEDIADKVCAMLAGAMGELKVGDPGQLSTDVGPVIDEDAKKILVDHAARMDKEAKKIGEVKLDPATTGNGTFFAPRAYEIPSLATLTREIFGPVLHVIRWKGDELAKVVDEINATGYGLTLGIHSRIDDTVEYIQSRARVGNCYVNRNQIGAVVGVQPFGGEGLSGTGPKAGGPHYLLRFAGERTLTINTTAAGGNASLLTIGE
- a CDS encoding acid phosphatase, giving the protein MQTYVVHASHAGLLAALVLASGCAPVQTPPANQPAAEAPPLQTAVLLPAAPKPGSARYEADRQVFRATRKLEGTPRWELAQHDVDYATPVLMDDFSCAMGVPLDAQRLPRLTALVDLTSTAADKSTGPAKQANQRQRPFLIDQGAVCQPTEQLAKSFDYPSGHATRGWAVGLVLAELAPDRASDLLLRSRAFADSRVVCGAHNLSAIEAGAMNGAAVVATLRTSQAFQAQLSAARAELAPYRQATPSNAGPQCAAEKALIEPTPY
- a CDS encoding TlpA family protein disulfide reductase — translated: MRRASPLLGWMLLAALFTTSLHAAQMLDEQRLIASLQLGASPSVRYLDQAGVSVGYTAFARLLGDGKTFSSTKDSQTGAAVLRIQTPGQPGRFAFKRGDAFPPFELPALQGGTQRLGSYQGRYTLISFFFADCAPCVAEVPTLNAYARQHGDMNFVAITYEDADAARQFATDRSFAWPILHNGQDLIDTLGVNTYPTLMLLDPTGHVAGVAIGMNMRDDEAKRLADLHRWIGLWQTATRAPL
- a CDS encoding AraC family transcriptional regulator; protein product: MTSVAAMVGHATEDSTGAPAGADPRYTAAETPSNILVHLTQLALARGLPCDAWFTGSGLRRDQLNDPTLRVSYRQAQMVIRRALQATGKAGLGLEVGQGETLGSFGLLGLAMMTSPTFGDAMKVGITHHRVSGSLLDVSFEAVSPREVALAAWPRFNDPPLLPFLCEELFSSALAIARQLVGSDFRPSRLEVTYARPAYVEAYADYFQCELVFGARLNRVVLDAQWLGHPLPSHNPLTAQQALALCMQQHDVGGMQQEVVGSVERLLRSHLRQQPRLPDVARMLNMSERSLRRRLAEGGRIFREIHDRVRAERALELLHGGALSVAEIGLEIGFSDPREFRRAFKRWTGMPPRSARQHAA